The following nucleotide sequence is from Neokomagataea tanensis.
GTGACAGCGCAATTGCCGCACTACGCAAAGAATCGCTGCCAGCAGAAGCCACAGAGCTCTCCCCATGGGGAATGCGCTTGGATGGCAGACAGCCCGTAACAGCCGCGCAAGCGTTCCGTGATGGTCTGGTTGAGATCCAAGATGAAGGTTCCCAACTCGTCGTGCTCGCGGCGGATGCCAAATCTGAACATCGCGTGCTTGATTATTGTGCTGGCGCTGGCGGAAAAACACTCGCCCTTGCCATGACGATGGAAAATCGTGGCCATATCGTTGCTTGCGACGTGCACGAAAAACGACTTGAAGGTGCCGTAAAGCGATTGCGTAGAGCAGGCGTCCACAATGTGGAACGTCATCTCCTTACCAGTGGCGATAAATGGGCAAAGCGCCGTGCAGGTAGCTTTGATCGCGTTCTGGTTGACGCCCCTTGTTCCGGCACAGGCACATGGAGACGCAACCCGGATGCGCGCTTGCGCCTGACCAAGACTGATATCGAAGAGCTTTTGGTCAAACAGGCCGAAATTCTGGATCGGGCGGCAAGCCTCGTTAAGCCGGGCGGTCGCATGATCTATGCGACCTGTTCGCTTCTTGCCCAAGAAAATGGTAACCAGATTGCTGCTTTTCTAAAGCGCCGATCGGATTACCGTTTGCTGTCGGGCGATGAAATGCCGTCAACCTTGCCAGAAAAACTCCGTGAACGCGGATCATTCGCTTTGACACCAAAGCAAGATGGCACTGATGGCTTCTTTGCCTGCGTTATGGAACGCGCGGTTGAGAAGAAAGACGACGCCACATAATCAAAGCATCGACCATTCCAAGTTTGGGATGGTCGAAAGCCTCTGGCACACGCGCAAGCGTAGAAAACCCTAGAGCGTGCCAAAGAGCTATCGCACGCTCGTTAGTACTCACAACAAAATTGAATTGCATGGCTCGGTAACCTAGACGCTCTGCCTCTTGCAACGCGAACTCTGCCATTGCTCGACCTGCGCCAAAACCGGGAGAGGCAACAAAACCAGCATTTGCGGTATGTGAGCCTCCGCCCTGCTGATTATCGCGTATATAAAACGTGCCAACAA
It contains:
- a CDS encoding RsmB/NOP family class I SAM-dependent RNA methyltransferase produces the protein MTPAARLSGAIDLLCAIQNAPRRPADATANAFFRERRYIGGGDRRAISTIVWDVLRSWRRLHWHFSDLTGAISPRLLSAASLIFRGESMDQVRLIFSGDRYAPSPLTSREDIALKKLEGRSLSNAKQPRAVRLEYPDWIEPVLAETFGNRLEAEMEALLEAPTLDLRVNLLKGTRDSAIAALRKESLPAEATELSPWGMRLDGRQPVTAAQAFRDGLVEIQDEGSQLVVLAADAKSEHRVLDYCAGAGGKTLALAMTMENRGHIVACDVHEKRLEGAVKRLRRAGVHNVERHLLTSGDKWAKRRAGSFDRVLVDAPCSGTGTWRRNPDARLRLTKTDIEELLVKQAEILDRAASLVKPGGRMIYATCSLLAQENGNQIAAFLKRRSDYRLLSGDEMPSTLPEKLRERGSFALTPKQDGTDGFFACVMERAVEKKDDAT
- a CDS encoding GNAT family N-acetyltransferase — translated: MFKHPFNLNIMLTIRPARSFDRDEIWRCLAPVMRSGETYALPRHWSQRQVLSYWMQPLHRVYVALTADQQIVGTFYIRDNQQGGGSHTANAGFVASPGFGAGRAMAEFALQEAERLGYRAMQFNFVVSTNERAIALWHALGFSTLARVPEAFDHPKLGMVDALIMWRRLSSQPRVP